From Prosthecobacter dejongeii, the proteins below share one genomic window:
- the argA gene encoding amino-acid N-acetyltransferase: MAENDQTKPAPRFEDLRGILRYVPQFRQRVFVIAIDGALMHQPGFASLLQDVAVLQSLNIEVVLIFGARAQLRYLANLRGVTLSSDDGMGRTDAATLEVAVDSITRQTSALMADLTALEMPVAVSNALAVHPAGVINGIDQEFTGRIERVDTETLTALLKADIIPVLPPLGYDSRGTTLRLNSDAVAVEVAIALRAAKVIFVSEAGLTAPDGTRLAQISVADAREIYRSKDPRHDVNLLSKLRYAALACQEGVPRVHIVDGSQDEALLSELFSNEGVGTMIHADDYQQIRKAYAQDVPALLSLMQQSMDDAALVPRTREEILAKIQDFFVLEVDENPIGSVAVHSYDEGGKKIAELACLFVRRSHKNRGHGQKLVAYAEEIARQRGCDVLVALSTQAFRFFEEKMGFEVTTPDSLPAPRRMKYDKSGRNSKVLMKSLK, translated from the coding sequence GTGGCAGAGAACGACCAGACCAAACCCGCCCCGCGCTTTGAAGATTTGCGCGGCATCCTCCGTTATGTGCCGCAGTTCCGGCAGAGAGTCTTTGTGATCGCGATTGATGGTGCTCTGATGCATCAACCCGGCTTTGCCAGTCTGCTTCAGGATGTGGCTGTGTTGCAGTCACTGAACATTGAAGTGGTACTCATTTTTGGCGCGCGTGCGCAATTGCGCTATCTAGCCAACCTGAGAGGAGTGACCCTAAGCAGTGACGATGGCATGGGCCGCACTGATGCAGCCACTCTCGAAGTGGCTGTGGACTCCATCACCCGCCAGACCAGCGCACTGATGGCAGACCTCACCGCACTGGAAATGCCCGTGGCCGTTTCCAATGCACTCGCCGTCCATCCCGCCGGCGTCATCAATGGAATCGATCAGGAATTCACGGGACGAATCGAGCGCGTGGATACGGAAACACTGACCGCCTTGCTGAAAGCAGATATCATCCCCGTTCTGCCTCCGTTAGGTTATGATAGCCGAGGCACCACCCTGCGCCTAAACTCCGATGCCGTGGCCGTGGAGGTAGCCATCGCCCTCCGGGCCGCCAAGGTCATTTTTGTTTCTGAAGCCGGCCTGACAGCACCCGATGGCACTCGCCTAGCCCAAATTTCCGTGGCCGACGCAAGGGAGATCTACCGCAGCAAAGACCCACGTCATGATGTAAATCTCCTTTCCAAACTGCGTTACGCGGCCCTAGCCTGCCAGGAAGGTGTGCCCCGCGTTCACATCGTGGACGGCAGCCAGGATGAAGCCTTGTTGTCCGAGCTTTTCAGCAATGAAGGGGTGGGCACCATGATCCATGCCGATGACTACCAACAGATCCGCAAGGCCTATGCTCAAGACGTGCCCGCGCTATTATCTCTAATGCAACAGTCCATGGATGATGCAGCCCTGGTGCCACGTACTCGGGAAGAAATCTTAGCCAAGATCCAGGACTTCTTTGTCCTCGAAGTGGATGAGAACCCCATCGGTTCTGTAGCCGTTCATAGCTACGATGAAGGGGGCAAAAAGATCGCCGAACTGGCCTGCCTCTTTGTGCGGCGCAGCCATAAGAACCGCGGTCATGGGCAGAAACTGGTAGCCTACGCCGAAGAGATCGCCCGCCAGCGTGGTTGCGATGTTTTGGTCGCGCTGAGCACT
- a CDS encoding SGNH/GDSL hydrolase family protein, whose amino-acid sequence MIAGKRQIWNAARALGWLGFLATVAQGQTAADLTEKHAQAKALEKRLPVPALTPRASFDLSPAREERFKKFLPKLFRKLSQRESVHLLVLGDASALKIHEGKQAETFPGMFAEALATQFFYPGGLQMNPSSRATGVPTINLRVLAQPEGSVLDAAAILESTARQAPVDVVLICYGQADAGMQAPVFTRAIQAALAGAQTLGAEVILCSPWLPVAGQSESVLGVTKPLADALQESAQELGVLHVDLGDLSRLLAIPTPQTQDEAQLFERIERSYREFFYLDEGGQFTPRASLHRALGGRIYQDLLDAPIKLPWETLEAKVKVQAATQLTLTYTLKNTGAKALELTALPLTANGWKPVEAKANVVLEPGASQTMTVSYASQGEAPPLQEALLRLPVLMCDGTLAQVETLRAKMEPVGIVWGLETQFNQETGFLAGCQVVNPGSSAIQGSWQAEFAGQKLEGRMDLPPEGTLPLNLRFDLPKEGLQVNRVPLNLTVTAGGETVKTTRQVTLTRNLGLGQSVPLQTSAQVKSPALVTLTPQATAKSLTLTFNLPTGEVLQDAPDGSGPSWQVEMNLDARSYGKRLEQGSTSPVRATGKALDGPGKVHPLAAWAFGNGYAAAFDPKEFQAALITRGDSRQITLTVPRTYLYLHEWALDNGNSQLGLAVRLTLRGAEGYVTYHLPLTTKSPNDVEALVVLELTPKPTARATVCVD is encoded by the coding sequence ATGATTGCAGGTAAACGTCAGATCTGGAACGCAGCGCGAGCATTGGGGTGGCTAGGCTTTTTGGCGACGGTAGCCCAGGGCCAAACGGCAGCGGATCTGACAGAGAAACACGCCCAGGCCAAAGCGCTGGAAAAGCGGCTGCCCGTGCCCGCCTTGACCCCTCGAGCTAGTTTTGACCTGAGCCCGGCGCGAGAAGAACGATTCAAAAAATTCCTGCCCAAACTGTTTCGCAAACTCTCCCAGCGTGAGTCGGTCCATCTGTTGGTTCTAGGCGATGCGAGTGCGCTCAAGATCCACGAAGGCAAACAGGCTGAGACCTTCCCTGGAATGTTTGCTGAAGCCCTGGCCACCCAGTTTTTTTACCCCGGGGGTCTTCAAATGAACCCCTCTAGTCGCGCCACGGGCGTGCCCACCATCAACCTCAGAGTGCTCGCCCAGCCAGAGGGGAGTGTTTTGGATGCCGCCGCGATTCTGGAATCCACGGCACGCCAGGCCCCCGTGGATGTGGTCCTGATCTGTTACGGGCAGGCAGATGCAGGCATGCAGGCCCCCGTTTTCACAAGGGCGATCCAGGCCGCGCTGGCAGGGGCCCAGACTCTGGGTGCCGAAGTCATTTTATGCAGCCCCTGGTTACCCGTTGCAGGGCAATCTGAGAGCGTCTTAGGCGTGACGAAACCCCTAGCAGATGCTTTGCAAGAGTCAGCGCAAGAATTGGGAGTGCTGCATGTGGACCTGGGGGATCTTTCTCGCCTGCTAGCCATCCCAACTCCTCAGACTCAAGATGAAGCACAGTTGTTTGAGAGAATTGAACGGAGTTATCGAGAGTTTTTCTACCTGGACGAAGGTGGTCAATTCACTCCACGAGCCAGTCTGCACCGAGCTTTGGGCGGACGGATTTATCAGGATCTCTTGGATGCGCCCATTAAGCTGCCCTGGGAAACCCTTGAGGCGAAAGTGAAAGTCCAGGCTGCAACCCAGCTCACACTGACTTACACCTTAAAAAATACCGGGGCCAAGGCACTGGAGCTAACCGCCCTCCCCCTCACTGCCAACGGCTGGAAACCCGTGGAGGCCAAAGCCAACGTGGTATTGGAACCAGGAGCCTCCCAAACAATGACAGTGAGCTATGCATCTCAAGGCGAGGCTCCACCCTTGCAAGAAGCCCTCCTTCGCCTGCCTGTTTTAATGTGTGATGGCACACTGGCACAGGTGGAAACCCTGCGTGCTAAGATGGAACCCGTGGGGATCGTCTGGGGACTGGAAACGCAGTTTAATCAGGAAACGGGATTTCTGGCGGGTTGCCAAGTGGTGAACCCCGGCTCTTCAGCCATTCAAGGAAGCTGGCAGGCAGAGTTCGCCGGTCAAAAATTAGAAGGGCGAATGGATCTGCCTCCAGAAGGAACACTGCCTCTGAATCTGCGTTTTGATTTGCCCAAAGAGGGCCTTCAAGTCAACCGAGTGCCGCTGAATCTGACCGTCACAGCCGGAGGCGAGACGGTGAAGACCACACGGCAAGTGACCTTGACCCGCAATCTGGGCCTGGGTCAAAGTGTGCCGCTCCAGACCTCAGCACAGGTCAAATCCCCCGCTCTGGTGACTCTGACACCGCAAGCGACGGCAAAGTCCCTGACGCTAACTTTTAACTTACCCACGGGTGAAGTCCTGCAAGATGCGCCAGATGGCAGTGGCCCCTCCTGGCAAGTCGAGATGAATCTGGATGCCCGCAGTTATGGAAAACGCCTGGAACAAGGCAGCACCTCCCCGGTGCGTGCGACAGGCAAAGCCCTGGATGGTCCTGGCAAAGTCCATCCACTGGCAGCTTGGGCCTTTGGCAATGGCTATGCAGCAGCGTTTGATCCTAAAGAGTTTCAGGCTGCACTCATCACCCGAGGAGACTCCCGCCAGATCACACTGACGGTTCCGCGCACTTACCTTTATCTCCATGAGTGGGCGCTGGATAATGGTAACAGCCAGTTAGGCCTCGCCGTCCGGCTAACCCTGCGCGGAGCGGAAGGCTACGTCACTTATCATCTGCCGCTGACGACGAAATCCCCCAACGATGTGGAAGCCCTCGTGGTCTTGGAGCTAACACCCAAGCCTACGGCACGCGCAACGGTCTGCGTGGACTGA
- a CDS encoding sugar O-acetyltransferase, whose product MTLEDQRQHILTGAMYNDLTPELIQARETAVFAATTYNASFGQPSAERETLLRQFLKSVGQGVHFEPHFRCEFGFNISLGDRFYANFDCVILDGASVEIGNNVLLGPRVSIYTSNHAFDPQERNAGGCFAKPVKIGNHVWIGGGVHVTPGVTIGEGAIIGAGSVVTRDIPPHVIAAGVPCRVIRAITEADRTGF is encoded by the coding sequence ATGACCCTCGAAGACCAGCGCCAGCATATCCTTACCGGAGCGATGTACAACGACCTCACGCCTGAACTCATCCAGGCCCGTGAGACGGCTGTTTTTGCCGCTACCACTTACAATGCCAGCTTTGGCCAGCCCTCCGCCGAGCGCGAAACCCTCCTCCGTCAGTTCCTCAAAAGTGTTGGGCAAGGAGTTCACTTCGAGCCCCATTTTCGCTGTGAATTCGGTTTTAACATCTCCCTGGGAGACCGATTTTATGCCAACTTTGATTGCGTCATCCTGGACGGGGCCTCGGTGGAGATCGGAAACAATGTCCTCCTGGGACCCCGTGTCAGTATTTATACCTCCAACCACGCCTTTGATCCCCAAGAGCGGAACGCGGGTGGCTGCTTTGCCAAACCGGTCAAGATCGGGAACCATGTTTGGATTGGCGGTGGGGTCCACGTCACCCCAGGAGTTACGATTGGTGAGGGGGCCATCATCGGTGCTGGCAGTGTTGTCACCCGTGACATTCCACCCCACGTCATCGCCGCAGGCGTCCCTTGCCGAGTGATTCGGGCGATTACGGAGGCAGATCGGACTGGGTTTTAG
- a CDS encoding polysaccharide deacetylase family protein has protein sequence MTTKLTALTFDDGPTMYSSRLQDLLYQYGVKVTFFFIGKMVKRYPKLAESAANLGHEIANHTWSHPQLIHLTDKEFIKELEQAHSIILDTTGKTPTLFRPPYGYITKAQRSIAQELFGYQTVLWNFDTKDWKQPNQSILAKEIQNHLESDQIILMHETHESSINAVNQVLSSTFYNKSNFVTTSEIRLRLLKPYSNS, from the coding sequence ATGACCACCAAATTAACGGCTCTAACCTTTGATGATGGCCCCACGATGTATTCCTCAAGACTACAGGACTTACTTTATCAGTATGGAGTCAAAGTAACATTTTTCTTTATTGGAAAAATGGTGAAGCGTTACCCTAAATTAGCTGAATCAGCAGCAAATTTAGGTCATGAAATTGCCAATCACACATGGTCCCACCCTCAACTTATTCATCTAACTGACAAAGAGTTTATTAAAGAACTAGAACAGGCCCATAGCATAATTCTCGACACAACAGGTAAAACACCAACTCTTTTTCGTCCTCCCTACGGCTATATAACAAAGGCACAACGATCAATAGCCCAAGAATTGTTTGGATATCAGACTGTGCTTTGGAATTTTGACACTAAAGACTGGAAACAGCCTAATCAATCGATACTCGCAAAAGAAATACAAAATCACTTAGAAAGTGATCAAATTATATTAATGCACGAAACACATGAAAGTAGCATTAATGCTGTGAATCAAGTTTTATCGTCAACATTTTATAACAAATCGAATTTTGTAACTACTTCTGAAATTCGGCTCAGATTATTAAAGCCTTACTCAAATAGTTAA
- a CDS encoding transglycosylase domain-containing protein produces the protein MTIKYINKSLYYIFNIIASIAVKDEWINLKSLLVSEATRYSSLPKPHPNILQFLIIGEDRRHGIHPGFDIIGITRAIWRKVSLSKIEGASTIAQQLVRTLTNRRDHTFQRKTKEILLAVLATNHFGALQLAHIYLQIAYYGTDMNGLSAAARNLNLNYSQASIFEAAALIARIKYPQPKNHSLKREIQIKNRAQYLLKLNDNPNWVKINKHLIK, from the coding sequence ATGACTATAAAATATATCAATAAATCATTATATTATATATTTAATATAATAGCATCAATAGCCGTCAAAGATGAATGGATAAACTTAAAATCGCTACTAGTAAGTGAAGCCACTCGTTACTCATCTCTACCAAAACCGCATCCCAATATTCTACAATTTTTGATAATTGGAGAAGATCGACGTCACGGCATTCACCCAGGTTTTGACATAATTGGTATAACTAGGGCTATTTGGCGTAAAGTAAGTTTAAGTAAAATAGAAGGTGCCAGCACTATTGCGCAGCAATTAGTAAGAACATTAACTAATAGGCGGGATCATACATTTCAACGTAAAACAAAGGAAATCCTTTTAGCTGTTCTTGCGACTAACCATTTCGGAGCATTACAATTAGCACATATCTACCTCCAAATAGCATATTATGGGACAGATATGAACGGACTGTCGGCAGCGGCAAGAAATTTAAATTTAAATTACTCTCAGGCAAGCATTTTTGAAGCAGCCGCCTTGATAGCAAGAATTAAATATCCGCAACCAAAAAATCATAGCTTAAAACGTGAAATACAAATAAAAAACAGAGCACAGTATCTTCTAAAGTTAAATGATAATCCCAATTGGGTTAAAATAAATAAGCATCTAATCAAATGA
- a CDS encoding ATP-dependent helicase has protein sequence MSGFTGTLNPQQRQAATHIHGPLLILAGAGTGKTRVVTARIAHMVNEGIKPENILSVTFTNKAAAEMRERVKDMVRGSAGKKVVLGTFHAFCAKLLREFAEHVGYKKNFVIYSQNDQISLMKRVLKGLLIKEENMDPQVALGRISKAKNNDEDLGDPTKDLIPAVAEKYADEMRALNAMDFDDLLCLGVKLLEDTASVREILHQRHKYIMVDEFQDTNSLQMRLLRALTPPPYNVCVVGDDDQSIYGWRGAEITNITEFENFFPNPTVVKLEENYRSTTPILHTANSLITNNIGRRVKTLWSRNVGNDLVRLIATEEDVEEAEMISKEVETAYYSNKEPWESFAVLFRTNEQSRMLEQAFRARKIPYRVVGARSFFDRREIKDTLSYLTVLHNPHDDISLLRILNTPPRGIGGTTAELARDHSMEKQFSIWVALCDPDFLRQIPEKSRAAVRQFTDIISKYAASAATSGSQGTDLVTMTEALLKEVEYMEYLQKLSKKPEEFHAWEHGLSLFLTQLSNYQERNRKDGLGGFLDEVCLNDEREDKDDIEKKKGVCLITLHASKGLEFPIVYLPGLEKGILPHKRSYDENRVDEERRLFYVGITRARQRLTISYVRYRTKWGQRQAELPSPFLDELDRTYVDEMDYTKHMKEAPSVEETTNMFAGLKAMLNQE, from the coding sequence ATGAGCGGATTCACAGGCACTCTCAATCCCCAGCAGCGGCAGGCGGCTACGCACATTCATGGACCTCTCCTTATCCTGGCTGGGGCCGGGACGGGCAAGACCCGTGTGGTGACGGCGCGTATCGCCCACATGGTCAATGAGGGGATCAAACCGGAAAACATCCTGTCTGTGACCTTCACCAATAAAGCGGCGGCTGAAATGCGCGAGCGTGTGAAGGACATGGTGCGTGGCTCCGCTGGTAAAAAGGTGGTCCTGGGGACTTTCCATGCCTTTTGCGCCAAGCTCCTGCGGGAATTTGCTGAGCATGTGGGGTACAAGAAGAACTTCGTCATTTACTCCCAGAACGATCAGATCAGCCTCATGAAGCGGGTGCTTAAAGGATTGCTCATCAAAGAAGAGAATATGGACCCCCAAGTGGCTCTGGGGCGGATCAGCAAGGCCAAAAACAATGACGAAGATCTAGGTGACCCCACAAAAGATCTCATTCCTGCTGTGGCTGAGAAGTATGCCGACGAAATGCGGGCGCTGAACGCCATGGATTTCGATGACCTCCTTTGCCTGGGAGTGAAGCTCCTCGAAGATACCGCCAGCGTGCGCGAGATCCTGCACCAGCGGCATAAATACATCATGGTGGATGAGTTCCAGGACACCAACTCCCTCCAGATGCGTCTCCTGCGTGCTCTCACGCCCCCGCCTTACAACGTCTGCGTGGTGGGGGATGACGACCAGTCCATCTATGGTTGGCGTGGCGCGGAGATCACGAACATCACCGAATTCGAAAACTTCTTCCCCAATCCTACCGTGGTGAAGCTGGAGGAAAATTACCGTTCCACCACCCCCATTCTCCATACGGCGAATAGCCTCATTACCAACAACATTGGTCGTCGGGTGAAGACGCTGTGGAGTCGCAATGTGGGGAATGATCTCGTCCGCCTCATTGCGACCGAAGAAGATGTGGAAGAGGCAGAGATGATCTCCAAAGAAGTCGAGACCGCTTATTATTCAAACAAGGAGCCTTGGGAATCCTTCGCCGTTTTGTTTCGCACCAATGAGCAAAGTCGCATGCTGGAGCAGGCCTTCCGAGCCCGTAAAATCCCTTACCGCGTCGTCGGCGCGCGTAGTTTCTTTGATCGTCGTGAGATCAAAGACACCCTGAGTTACCTCACCGTGCTGCACAATCCACACGATGACATCTCGCTGCTGCGCATCCTCAATACACCACCGCGTGGCATTGGTGGTACGACGGCGGAGCTGGCACGAGACCACAGCATGGAGAAGCAATTCAGCATTTGGGTAGCGTTGTGTGATCCAGATTTCCTCCGGCAGATCCCAGAGAAATCTCGCGCCGCTGTGCGTCAGTTTACCGACATCATTTCCAAATACGCCGCCTCCGCCGCTACTTCAGGGAGCCAGGGCACAGACCTTGTGACCATGACGGAGGCTCTGCTCAAAGAAGTGGAGTATATGGAATACCTCCAGAAACTCTCGAAAAAGCCGGAGGAATTTCATGCCTGGGAGCACGGCCTTTCGCTCTTCCTCACTCAACTTAGTAACTACCAGGAGCGCAACCGCAAGGATGGCCTGGGCGGCTTTTTGGATGAGGTGTGCCTCAACGATGAGCGAGAGGATAAGGATGACATCGAGAAGAAAAAAGGCGTCTGCCTCATCACCCTCCATGCCAGCAAGGGACTGGAATTTCCCATCGTGTATCTGCCAGGTTTGGAAAAAGGCATCCTTCCGCACAAACGCAGCTACGATGAAAATCGCGTGGATGAAGAGCGTCGGCTTTTCTATGTGGGTATCACCCGCGCTCGCCAGCGCCTAACCATCAGTTATGTGCGTTATCGCACCAAGTGGGGCCAGCGCCAAGCCGAACTGCCTAGTCCCTTTCTAGACGAGCTGGATCGCACTTATGTGGATGAGATGGACTACACCAAACACATGAAAGAGGCCCCTTCTGTGGAAGAGACCACCAACATGTTTGCGGGCCTCAAGGCGATGCTCAATCAGGAGTAG
- a CDS encoding YebC/PmpR family DNA-binding transcriptional regulator codes for MGAQWKQKWRELAADQKGKIVGKLTREIQVAARLGGADPDLNARLYAAITAARKQSVTRDSIERAIAKGAGIGGEQVNYQTVVFEGFAPHRVPVMVECLTDNNNRTSSEVRVLFKAGSMGTPGSVAWMFEHCGLIEGQHTDKSLDIEVAALEAEADNVEPLDLDEEEAAGHIGARFFCATTSLDTVTKALKAAGWQITTSELHYHPKDYPALSEEQHESVANFLQGLDGHADVHRVYAALK; via the coding sequence ATGGGTGCACAATGGAAACAAAAGTGGCGGGAACTGGCCGCCGATCAGAAGGGCAAAATCGTCGGTAAACTGACACGTGAAATTCAAGTCGCCGCTCGTTTAGGTGGGGCAGACCCAGATCTCAATGCCCGCCTCTATGCTGCCATCACCGCTGCACGCAAACAGAGCGTAACGCGTGACTCCATTGAGCGTGCGATCGCTAAAGGTGCCGGAATCGGCGGTGAGCAGGTAAACTATCAGACGGTGGTCTTCGAGGGATTCGCCCCGCACCGTGTGCCTGTAATGGTGGAATGCCTGACGGATAACAACAACCGCACTTCCTCCGAAGTGCGTGTGCTCTTCAAGGCGGGTAGCATGGGGACGCCAGGTTCCGTGGCCTGGATGTTTGAACATTGTGGCCTCATCGAAGGGCAGCATACCGATAAATCTTTGGACATCGAAGTCGCTGCGCTGGAAGCCGAGGCTGACAACGTGGAGCCGCTGGACCTAGACGAAGAAGAAGCCGCAGGTCACATCGGGGCCCGTTTTTTCTGCGCTACGACATCGCTGGACACCGTGACCAAAGCCCTGAAGGCTGCGGGTTGGCAGATCACCACCTCAGAGCTACATTATCACCCGAAGGACTACCCTGCCCTTTCTGAAGAGCAGCATGAGTCTGTGGCCAATTTCCTCCAGGGACTGGATGGACACGCAGATGTACACCGCGTGTATGCAGCGCTGAAGTAA
- the wecB gene encoding non-hydrolyzing UDP-N-acetylglucosamine 2-epimerase has translation MNEASTNKRLLFVLGTRPEMIKVAPLILEARRQGAEAILVNSGQHADLLTPLFDLFGVHPAHDLEAMVAGQPLNRLLSRVIDRLDPVLEQVQPDYVLVQGDTATALGGAQAAFHRKIPVGHIEAGLRSGNPLSPFPEEMNRRLVSQIATLHFAATQRNRAALLAEGIPDSQIIVTGNTVVDALHHTLAKASPGTEIAALREKIAGRKVVLLTTHRRENFGDTMRTHLRLLRRFAEAHPELCVVFPVHPNPAVKEAAAEELGGCDQIIITTPMGYADFVHLLSDAWLIVSDSGGIQEEAASLGKPILVLRENTERPEGVDVGVARLVGEQASGLESLLSDAVADVAWFEHAAKAEKVFGDGRASERIIARLLQS, from the coding sequence ATGAACGAAGCCTCCACAAACAAACGCCTGCTTTTTGTCTTAGGCACTCGGCCTGAGATGATCAAAGTCGCGCCATTGATTCTGGAGGCACGTCGGCAGGGAGCGGAGGCTATTCTCGTGAACAGTGGTCAACATGCCGACCTATTGACGCCGCTGTTTGATCTTTTTGGAGTTCATCCGGCGCATGACTTGGAGGCCATGGTGGCCGGGCAGCCTCTCAATCGGCTGCTTTCTCGTGTCATTGATCGCCTGGATCCCGTGCTAGAGCAGGTGCAGCCAGATTATGTGCTGGTGCAGGGAGATACCGCGACGGCTTTAGGCGGTGCACAGGCAGCTTTTCACCGGAAGATCCCTGTGGGCCACATTGAGGCAGGTTTACGTTCTGGCAATCCTCTGAGCCCTTTCCCTGAGGAAATGAATCGCCGTTTGGTTTCCCAGATTGCGACCCTGCACTTTGCAGCAACTCAGCGGAATCGCGCGGCTTTGTTGGCGGAAGGGATTCCTGATTCTCAGATCATCGTCACCGGAAACACCGTGGTGGATGCACTGCATCACACCTTGGCCAAAGCTTCTCCTGGAACTGAAATCGCAGCGCTCAGAGAAAAGATCGCTGGGCGCAAAGTAGTGCTGTTAACGACGCATCGGCGAGAAAATTTTGGCGATACCATGCGCACTCATCTGCGCTTGTTGCGCCGTTTTGCTGAGGCACATCCAGAACTCTGTGTGGTTTTCCCAGTGCATCCAAATCCGGCGGTGAAGGAAGCGGCCGCCGAAGAGTTAGGCGGCTGTGACCAAATTATCATCACCACGCCGATGGGTTATGCCGACTTTGTTCACCTGCTCTCGGATGCATGGCTGATTGTCAGTGACTCCGGCGGTATTCAGGAAGAAGCGGCCTCTTTGGGGAAACCCATCCTGGTGCTGCGTGAAAATACCGAAAGGCCTGAAGGGGTGGATGTCGGCGTGGCTCGCCTAGTGGGTGAGCAAGCCAGCGGTCTGGAAAGTCTTTTAAGCGATGCCGTGGCGGACGTGGCTTGGTTTGAGCATGCAGCCAAGGCCGAAAAAGTTTTTGGAGATGGCCGTGCTTCAGAGCGCATCATCGCACGACTCCTACAATCTTAA
- a CDS encoding polysaccharide deacetylase family protein: protein MPASVSLDLDNQWAYMKTQGLDGWQDFPSYLDRVTPRILDTMKRAGLRITVFVVGKDASLEKNHAALRSLTEAGHEIANHSHMHEPWLHLYSASELLADFEAAEVAILEATGQKPQGFRGPGFSTSPSVRDLLIQRGYTYDASLFPTVMGPVARAYFFMTSKLSAEEKAKRKGLYGSFFSAFSPLTPYQIQPGLLEMPVTTMPLLRTPIHLSYLLFLAQYSLPLARAYWNMAMVLCRLTQVAPSLLLHPTDFLDATDVPELSFFPAMQVPAEKKIELVRHTLSSLRGHWGTATMGQIAHQLITPTTPEQRVLPCAL, encoded by the coding sequence ATGCCTGCCAGCGTCTCGCTCGATCTCGATAACCAATGGGCTTACATGAAGACCCAGGGGCTGGATGGATGGCAGGATTTTCCGAGTTATCTGGACCGTGTCACCCCGCGCATTCTGGATACGATGAAGCGTGCAGGACTGCGCATCACTGTCTTCGTGGTGGGAAAGGATGCCTCATTGGAAAAAAATCATGCAGCTTTGCGCAGTCTAACCGAAGCAGGGCACGAAATCGCCAATCACAGCCACATGCATGAGCCCTGGCTGCATCTTTACAGTGCGTCTGAATTGCTGGCAGATTTCGAAGCTGCGGAAGTAGCTATTTTGGAAGCGACTGGACAAAAGCCGCAGGGGTTTCGGGGGCCGGGTTTCAGCACTTCACCTTCTGTGAGAGACTTGTTGATACAGCGCGGTTACACTTATGATGCCAGTCTTTTTCCCACGGTTATGGGGCCCGTGGCGCGAGCCTATTTTTTCATGACTTCAAAGCTCTCGGCGGAGGAGAAAGCAAAACGCAAAGGGCTGTATGGAAGTTTTTTTAGTGCCTTTTCACCGCTGACTCCTTACCAGATTCAGCCAGGGCTTTTGGAGATGCCAGTCACTACCATGCCTCTGTTGCGCACGCCCATTCACCTGAGTTATTTGCTCTTTCTAGCGCAGTACTCTCTGCCACTGGCGCGTGCCTACTGGAATATGGCCATGGTGCTTTGCCGCCTCACGCAAGTAGCGCCTTCATTGCTCCTGCATCCCACAGATTTCTTGGATGCAACGGATGTGCCTGAACTTAGTTTTTTTCCTGCTATGCAAGTGCCAGCGGAAAAGAAAATCGAGCTTGTGCGCCACACTCTCAGCAGTCTGCGCGGGCACTGGGGCACTGCCACCATGGGGCAGATCGCCCACCAATTAATCACGCCTACCACCCCTGAGCAGCGAGTGCTGCCTTGTGCTCTTTAA